A genomic stretch from Hymenobacter psoromatis includes:
- a CDS encoding membrane protein insertion efficiency factor YidD: MFRRLLLLLVRFYQLFISPLTPPSCRYSPTCSAYAAEAIGKYGAWRGGRLALRRIGRCHPWGGAGYDPVL; this comes from the coding sequence ATGTTTCGCCGCTTGCTGCTGCTGCTGGTGCGCTTCTACCAGCTGTTTATTTCGCCGCTCACGCCGCCGAGCTGCCGCTACTCGCCCACCTGCTCGGCCTACGCAGCCGAGGCCATCGGTAAGTATGGGGCGTGGCGGGGGGGTAGGCTGGCGCTGCGGCGCATCGGGCGCTGCCACCCGTGGGGCGGCGCGGGCTACGACCCGGTGCTGTAG